From a region of the Oryza sativa Japonica Group chromosome 6, ASM3414082v1 genome:
- the LOC136357039 gene encoding uncharacterized protein gives MVEVGRKAHRRHVSELEARKAALTEIAREVEEERAAALIATTTMIAAQDALRLQNASREAELKEKLDAAQGVLDSAAARERRVTETEAASRRREESLEARAMALEEHAGAVEKGLTGREAAATLREATLAAHEAACAEEEAPVLLTDLVNDQLGIA, from the exons atggtggaggtgggccgtaaagctcaccgccgtcacgtctcggagcttgaagcccggaaGGCGGCGCTGACGGAGATCGCtcgtgaggtggaggaggagcgagcggCCGCCCTCATCGCTACCACCACGATGATTGCGGCGCAAGACGCCCTCCGCCTTCAAAACGCCAgccgggaggcggagctgaaagaaaagctcgacgccgcccagggagtccttgactccgccgctgcccgagagcggcgggtaACAGAGActgaggcggcgtcccggcggcgcgaggagtcccttgaggcccgtgctatggcgctggaagaacacgccggcgccgtggagaaaGGCTTGACgggccgcgaggccgccgctactctccgggaggcgacgctggcggcgcacgaggccgcctgcgccgaggagga agcaccggtactccttacagacctggttaacgaccagctgggaatcgcctaa